From one Halothece sp. PCC 7418 genomic stretch:
- the cowN gene encoding N(2)-fixation sustaining protein CowN, giving the protein MTTEKTDRYVSFEGIDCDGKSKRLLSYIEQYLASPPHESPWLDYFRQKLRDREALGQDELYFVGSQINPMRSLFEEYNDNEALVLLQQVEEECC; this is encoded by the coding sequence ATGACAACCGAAAAAACGGATCGCTATGTCAGTTTTGAGGGAATTGACTGCGATGGCAAATCAAAGCGCCTTCTGAGTTATATTGAACAATATTTGGCTTCTCCCCCTCATGAAAGCCCTTGGCTGGATTATTTTCGACAAAAACTGCGCGATCGCGAAGCCCTAGGACAAGACGAACTCTATTTTGTCGGCAGCCAGATTAACCCGATGCGGTCTTTATTCGAGGAGTACAATGATAACGAAGCCCTTGTCCTTCTCCAACAAGTCGAAGAAGAATGCTGCTGA
- a CDS encoding ABC transporter ATP-binding protein, which translates to MTINKMSEALLTLKHLKVNYPTRSCSSLTTAVDDVSLVLQAGERLGLVGESGCGKSTLGRAVMRLLTNARVEGELQFQGESILEMTPQRLRQFRGEVVSLVFQDPMTRLNPLMTIGTHCLETLKAHRPQLSQKEAKQSAIAALESVKIPANRWSQYPHEFSGGMRQRVAIALALLLEPKLIIADEPTTSLDVTVSAEILQELTRLCQEKNVGLLLISHDLALVGEYCDRVAVMYQGKLVEEGQAEQVLSDPNHDYTQSLLNAALHLHVNSKQASQISEETPLLRVENLVQHYTLEQNLIQQLLKKEPTIIKAVDGVSFDLFPGEILGLVGESGCGKSTLSRSLLQLVRPTSGKVEFLGSDLTMLSEVAVRKFRRQIQMIFQDPLACLNPLMKVGESIADPLLIHNLAKNRDAKEKVKSILEKVGLTPVDEYYHRYPKDLSGGQQQRVSIARSLITNPKLMICDEPVSMLDATVQTQVLDLMRSLKEEFNLTYLFITHDLSVARFLCNRIAVMNQGKIVELRETEALFNSPKHPYTKTLLNAAPQLKVSSS; encoded by the coding sequence ATGACCATTAACAAGATGTCTGAGGCTTTGCTGACTCTGAAGCACCTAAAAGTCAACTACCCCACCCGCTCATGTTCTAGTTTAACAACTGCAGTTGATGATGTTTCTCTGGTCTTGCAAGCGGGGGAAAGATTGGGTTTAGTGGGGGAGTCAGGGTGCGGAAAATCCACTTTAGGACGGGCGGTAATGCGTTTGTTGACCAATGCTAGGGTAGAAGGGGAGTTACAGTTTCAGGGAGAATCGATTTTAGAGATGACTCCCCAACGGTTGCGCCAGTTTCGGGGAGAAGTGGTTTCACTGGTGTTTCAAGATCCGATGACACGGTTAAATCCGTTGATGACGATCGGGACGCACTGTTTAGAAACCCTGAAAGCCCATCGTCCTCAATTATCGCAAAAAGAAGCGAAACAAAGCGCGATCGCTGCTTTAGAATCCGTAAAAATTCCAGCCAATCGCTGGTCACAATATCCTCATGAATTTAGTGGCGGAATGCGTCAACGGGTTGCCATTGCTTTAGCTTTATTGTTAGAACCAAAATTAATTATTGCCGATGAACCAACCACCAGTTTAGATGTTACGGTTTCGGCGGAAATTTTACAAGAACTTACCCGTTTGTGTCAGGAAAAAAATGTCGGGTTGCTGTTAATTTCTCATGACTTAGCCTTAGTCGGAGAATACTGCGATCGCGTCGCGGTCATGTATCAAGGAAAGCTGGTAGAAGAAGGCCAAGCAGAACAGGTTTTATCAGACCCCAATCATGATTATACACAGTCTTTATTAAATGCAGCCCTTCACTTGCACGTTAACTCAAAACAAGCCTCGCAAATTTCAGAAGAAACTCCCCTATTACGAGTGGAAAATCTGGTTCAGCACTACACCTTAGAACAAAATTTAATCCAACAGTTACTTAAAAAAGAACCCACGATAATTAAAGCCGTAGATGGGGTGAGTTTTGATTTATTTCCAGGAGAAATTTTAGGCTTAGTGGGAGAATCGGGTTGTGGAAAAAGTACCTTGTCTCGGAGTCTTTTACAGTTGGTGCGTCCCACCTCGGGAAAAGTTGAGTTTTTAGGGAGTGATTTAACGATGTTATCGGAGGTTGCGGTGCGGAAATTTCGTCGTCAAATTCAGATGATTTTTCAAGATCCGTTAGCCTGTTTAAATCCGTTGATGAAAGTGGGAGAAAGTATCGCTGATCCCTTATTGATTCATAACCTAGCCAAGAATCGGGATGCAAAAGAGAAGGTAAAAAGTATTTTAGAAAAAGTGGGATTAACGCCAGTGGATGAATATTATCATCGCTATCCCAAAGATTTATCTGGCGGTCAACAACAACGAGTTTCGATCGCGCGATCGTTAATTACTAATCCCAAATTAATGATCTGTGATGAACCGGTGAGTATGCTAGATGCGACCGTACAAACGCAAGTTTTAGATTTAATGCGATCCCTGAAAGAAGAGTTTAATTTAACCTATTTATTTATTACTCATGATCTTTCTGTTGCTAGGTTTTTGTGTAATCGGATTGCGGTGATGAATCAAGGAAAAATTGTTGAATTAAGAGAAACAGAAGCCCTCTTTAATTCTCCGAAACATCCTTATACCAAAACCTTACTCAATGCAGCACCCCAGTTAAAAGTAAGTTCATCTTAA
- the patD gene encoding heterocyst frequency control protein PatD, with translation MLPLSYRERYQVFLETLKQLQEHLHTDFNPKQLKAIFSQLQAQFQEEIMSLTGEELTGETRSRWQSSQTEVHRMMRLLQNDMMFLQTSRSSQTSQQRLTTVRDRVGKLIDFADAFTKE, from the coding sequence ATGTTACCCCTCTCTTATCGAGAACGCTATCAAGTGTTTTTGGAGACTTTAAAGCAGTTACAGGAACATCTGCACACAGATTTCAATCCTAAACAGTTAAAAGCTATTTTTTCCCAGTTACAAGCACAATTCCAAGAGGAAATTATGTCTTTAACGGGAGAAGAACTGACTGGTGAAACGCGATCTCGTTGGCAATCTTCCCAAACAGAAGTACACCGTATGATGCGCTTGTTACAAAACGACATGATGTTCTTGCAAACGTCACGAAGCAGTCAGACTTCTCAACAGCGTTTGACCACAGTGCGCGATCGCGTGGGAAAATTAATTGATTTCGCGGATGCGTTTACAAAAGAATGA
- the dacB gene encoding D-alanyl-D-alanine carboxypeptidase/D-alanyl-D-alanine-endopeptidase encodes MLAKETDSDLESFCPQQLPEKIDPILENSADGSRWGIIIQSSVSETILYQKNADQFFIPASNIKLFTTAAALNQFSPQFEIITPIFAEGSPPHLQTLQIIGKGDPSLNRNDLEKLAETLSQTGIRSIATLVLETGYFDTPAINSTWEWEDVYAAYGTAVNSLILDENAVTLTLRPQKVGEVVKIDWDNPIAASQWTLKGEAVTAPANTDYQVELNRKFGTSELNLRGTLPQDIKTDVWQLAIPNPDYYFRDVLLTQLGENGIKVDQVQFLDSDLSLVSGARVSELVSPSLSELITEINRNSNNLYAEAVLKSLIAESGEKAIEKELTALGVSPNHYSLADGSGLSRRNLATPRAIAQLLQGMLTSKNFEIFKSSLAVAGINGTLKNRFQETPLQGNLQGKTGTLTGISTLSGYVNPPHYETLIFSVLLNHSQRYSSEQRAIIDEMILLLSRLKECS; translated from the coding sequence ATGTTAGCGAAAGAGACTGATTCTGATTTAGAATCCTTTTGTCCACAACAACTCCCTGAAAAAATTGATCCGATTCTGGAAAATAGTGCTGACGGGTCTCGTTGGGGAATCATTATTCAATCGTCGGTTTCGGAAACAATTTTATATCAAAAAAATGCGGATCAGTTTTTTATTCCCGCTTCTAATATCAAGCTATTTACAACAGCAGCAGCTTTAAATCAATTCAGTCCTCAGTTTGAAATTATAACCCCAATTTTTGCCGAAGGAAGCCCTCCTCATCTTCAAACCTTACAGATTATTGGAAAAGGTGATCCGTCTTTAAATCGGAATGATTTGGAAAAACTTGCAGAAACCTTAAGCCAAACTGGAATTCGTTCCATTGCAACTCTTGTCTTAGAAACGGGATATTTTGACACACCAGCCATTAATTCCACTTGGGAATGGGAAGATGTTTATGCAGCGTATGGAACTGCTGTGAACAGTTTAATTTTAGATGAAAATGCTGTCACATTAACCTTACGTCCACAAAAGGTTGGAGAAGTGGTTAAAATTGATTGGGATAATCCAATTGCTGCATCACAATGGACGCTGAAGGGAGAAGCAGTAACCGCACCAGCCAATACAGATTATCAAGTGGAATTAAACCGAAAATTTGGCACGTCAGAACTGAATTTAAGGGGAACATTACCCCAAGATATTAAAACAGATGTTTGGCAATTAGCCATCCCGAATCCCGATTATTATTTCCGAGATGTTTTGCTAACTCAACTTGGGGAAAATGGAATTAAAGTCGATCAAGTTCAATTTTTAGACTCAGATTTGAGTTTAGTTTCAGGTGCACGCGTGAGTGAACTGGTGTCTCCTTCTCTGAGTGAATTAATCACAGAAATTAATCGCAATAGTAATAATTTATATGCAGAAGCCGTGTTAAAAAGTTTAATTGCGGAAAGCGGAGAAAAGGCAATTGAGAAGGAATTAACCGCCTTAGGAGTGTCACCGAATCATTACTCTCTTGCGGATGGATCTGGGCTGTCACGGCGTAATTTAGCCACTCCCCGCGCGATCGCGCAACTTTTACAAGGGATGTTAACTAGCAAAAACTTTGAAATTTTCAAGTCTTCACTGGCTGTCGCAGGGATCAACGGAACATTAAAAAATCGGTTTCAAGAAACCCCATTACAAGGAAACCTACAAGGAAAAACTGGAACCCTCACTGGAATTTCTACGTTATCGGGTTATGTTAATCCACCTCATTATGAAACATTAATTTTTAGTGTGCTTCTCAATCATTCTCAACGTTATTCATCAGAACAACGAGCTATCATTGATGAAATGATCTTATTATTATCAAGATTAAAGGAGTGTTCATAG